The Kitasatospora setae KM-6054 genome contains a region encoding:
- a CDS encoding heavy-metal-associated domain-containing protein yields the protein MSSTVTYTVSGMSCGHCEKAINGEVSALPGVTAVVSDAGAGTVTVTAEPAPSDERIAAAVDEAGYELVGRAS from the coding sequence ATGTCCAGCACCGTCACCTACACCGTCAGCGGGATGAGCTGCGGCCACTGCGAGAAGGCGATCAACGGCGAGGTCTCCGCGCTGCCCGGCGTCACCGCGGTCGTCTCCGACGCCGGGGCCGGCACCGTCACCGTCACCGCCGAACCCGCCCCCAGCGACGAGCGGATCGCCGCCGCCGTGGACGAGGCCGGCTACGAACTGGTCGGCCGGGCCTCCTGA
- a CDS encoding PrsW family intramembrane metalloprotease: protein MSDYGTTPPSYGNPSGRPNVPPPRRGTPAPTRYWLKLLLLGLALWAATVLVTFATGNSNLVPTVVLLGSFLVPAVFTVWAYERFASDVGPGRILACFGVGGIIGVLGASVLETYLLSPSVWMYLGVGLIEEAVKLFALVLVARSLPVRGLRYGLALGATVGAGFAAFESAGYAFNAVLTIHGLSLRNLVETEILRGLLAPVGHILWTAILGGVLFRERRGPHFRFTAPVLLTYLGVSLLHALWDSMNGIAVWLVVRTTTSDLQKQLFANGYLPQPTQRQVHLYTLYDLLGLLLVSLLGLLWLRALVRREERAPAPA from the coding sequence ATGTCCGATTACGGCACGACACCCCCGAGTTACGGCAACCCGAGCGGCCGCCCGAACGTACCCCCGCCCCGCCGGGGCACCCCCGCCCCGACCCGGTACTGGCTCAAGCTCCTGCTGCTCGGCCTGGCCCTGTGGGCGGCCACCGTGCTGGTCACCTTCGCCACCGGCAACAGCAACCTGGTGCCGACCGTGGTGCTGCTGGGCAGCTTCCTCGTCCCGGCCGTCTTCACCGTCTGGGCGTACGAGCGGTTCGCCTCGGACGTCGGCCCGGGCAGGATCCTCGCCTGCTTCGGCGTCGGCGGGATCATCGGCGTGCTGGGCGCCTCGGTGCTGGAGACCTACCTGCTCTCGCCGTCGGTCTGGATGTACCTCGGGGTCGGCCTGATCGAGGAGGCGGTGAAGCTCTTCGCGCTGGTCCTGGTGGCCCGGAGCCTCCCGGTCCGCGGCCTCAGGTACGGCCTGGCGCTGGGCGCCACCGTCGGCGCGGGCTTCGCCGCGTTCGAGAGCGCCGGGTACGCGTTCAACGCGGTGCTGACCATCCACGGCCTGTCGCTGCGGAACCTGGTGGAGACCGAGATCCTGCGCGGCCTGCTCGCCCCGGTCGGCCACATCCTGTGGACCGCCATCCTCGGCGGCGTGCTGTTCCGCGAGCGCCGCGGCCCGCACTTCCGGTTCACCGCCCCGGTGCTGCTCACCTACCTGGGCGTCTCGCTGCTGCACGCGCTGTGGGACAGCATGAACGGCATCGCGGTCTGGCTGGTCGTCCGCACCACCACCAGCGACCTGCAGAAGCAGCTGTTCGCCAACGGCTACCTGCCGCAGCCCACCCAGCGGCAGGTGCACCTGTACACCCTGTACGACCTGCTCGGCCTGCTGCTGGTCTCGCTGCTCGGCCTGCTCTGGCTGCGGGCCCTGGTGCGCCGCGAGGAGCGGGCGCCCGCGCCGGCCTGA
- a CDS encoding PP2C family protein-serine/threonine phosphatase: protein MHLRRGGGGRIGPAGGVPPSRQRRALLATDLQDLSLLRRAAPALTAIAVVSLADYLSGPDRYLAPLMVVVPSVAALTLRPRELLAVCFLGLIALLGLSRYDQVADFGDHRFLYGAMVSYVAVAALSAGIAELRMRRAAAFAAVSSVAEAAQRALLRQPEPVVGPLRLAVRYVSAADAARIGGDLYSVLDTPYGTRVLVGDVRGKGLGAVQTAAVVLGAFREAAYDEEALSDVAGRIEASMHRHVPDGEFTTAVFAGFREPGSVDLLHLGHVPPVRVHPDGTSETVDFADPWVPLGLGHLVAGRPRPTAVPFGPRDVLVLCTDGVVEAKGARDGAFYPLAERAGPLVRDGWRSLADLDAAVARLYADLLVHAGGELGDDALLLLVTRPAPDGPG from the coding sequence GTGCACCTTCGACGCGGTGGCGGCGGCCGGATCGGCCCGGCCGGCGGCGTACCGCCCAGCCGGCAGCGCCGGGCCCTGCTGGCCACCGACCTGCAAGACCTCTCGCTGCTGCGCCGGGCCGCCCCCGCGCTGACCGCCATCGCCGTCGTCTCGCTCGCCGACTACCTCTCCGGGCCCGACCGCTACCTCGCCCCGCTGATGGTCGTCGTCCCCTCCGTCGCCGCGCTCACCCTGCGGCCGCGCGAACTCCTCGCGGTCTGCTTCCTCGGCCTGATCGCGCTGCTCGGACTCAGCCGCTACGACCAGGTCGCCGACTTCGGCGACCACCGGTTCCTGTACGGCGCGATGGTCAGCTACGTCGCCGTCGCCGCGCTGAGCGCCGGCATCGCCGAACTGCGGATGCGACGAGCCGCGGCCTTCGCGGCCGTCAGCTCGGTCGCGGAGGCCGCCCAGCGCGCGCTGCTGCGCCAGCCCGAACCGGTCGTCGGACCGCTGCGGCTGGCCGTGCGGTACGTCTCCGCCGCGGACGCCGCCCGGATCGGCGGCGACCTGTACTCCGTCCTGGACACCCCGTACGGCACCCGGGTGCTGGTCGGCGACGTCCGCGGCAAGGGGCTCGGCGCGGTGCAGACCGCCGCGGTGGTGCTCGGCGCGTTCCGGGAGGCCGCCTACGACGAGGAGGCGCTGTCCGACGTCGCCGGGCGGATCGAGGCCAGCATGCACCGGCACGTCCCCGACGGGGAGTTCACCACCGCGGTGTTCGCCGGCTTCCGCGAACCCGGCAGCGTCGACCTGCTGCACCTCGGCCACGTCCCGCCGGTGCGGGTGCACCCCGACGGGACCAGCGAGACCGTCGACTTCGCCGACCCCTGGGTGCCGCTCGGCCTCGGCCACCTGGTCGCCGGCCGCCCCCGCCCCACCGCCGTGCCGTTCGGCCCGCGCGACGTCCTGGTGCTCTGCACCGACGGCGTGGTCGAGGCCAAGGGCGCCCGCGACGGCGCCTTCTACCCGCTCGCCGAACGGGCCGGCCCGCTCGTCCGCGACGGCTGGCGCTCCCTCGCCGACCTCGACGCCGCCGTCGCCCGCCTCTACGCCGACCTGCTCGTGCACGCCGGCGGCGAACTCGGCGACGACGCCCTGCTGCTGCTGGTCACCCGGCCGGCACCGGACGGGCCCGGGTAG
- a CDS encoding bifunctional 3'-5' exonuclease/DNA polymerase: protein MRYALVPDPHGPGGRLQPLDEEGAPLGPPEPAPRLAEAVAAVEAAHAPRWVWPTADTAYGPLVAALPVRLARCHDLRLTEALLLGREGRFGAPRSLGAAWSRLRGLPVPADLPEGALPDEDGLFAPDRLQLPPGADPLEATVAVHAEQVRRLAAIADPAARSRFRLLVAAESAGALLACEMAHDGLPWRADVHDALLTELLGPRPAIPGTQPAKLAELALEVQRALGARPFNLDSHTQVIKAFADRGVQLSSTRSWELKAVDHPAAALLVRYKELSRLHAAHGWAWQAAWARGGRFRPEYVVGGVVTGRWASRGGGALQIPRTLRRAVVADPGWLLVVADAAQLEPRVLAALSGDAGLARTAAGGDLYAALAASAFHGDREQAKLGLLGAMYGQTGGGIGPLLNTLRRRYPDAMGYVEAAARTGEDGGVVASRLGRVCPPPSADWLDLTEAPESGEAGGRSARARGRFTRNFVIQGSGADWALALLAALRRRLAVLHSGGDRPHLVFFQHDEVVVHTPADLADAVAAAVAEAAEEATALVFGDTPVRFPLTTAVVDCYGDAK, encoded by the coding sequence GTGCGGTACGCCCTGGTGCCCGACCCGCACGGCCCCGGCGGCCGGCTGCAGCCGCTCGACGAGGAGGGCGCGCCGCTGGGCCCGCCGGAGCCCGCGCCGCGGCTGGCCGAGGCGGTGGCGGCGGTGGAGGCCGCGCACGCCCCGCGCTGGGTGTGGCCGACGGCGGACACCGCGTACGGGCCGCTGGTCGCCGCCCTGCCGGTCCGACTGGCGCGCTGCCACGACCTGCGGCTGACCGAGGCCCTGCTGCTCGGCCGGGAGGGCCGGTTCGGGGCGCCGCGCTCGCTGGGCGCGGCCTGGTCGCGGCTGCGCGGCCTGCCGGTGCCGGCCGACCTGCCGGAGGGCGCGCTGCCCGACGAGGACGGCCTGTTCGCCCCGGACCGGCTCCAGCTCCCGCCGGGCGCGGACCCGTTGGAGGCCACCGTGGCGGTCCACGCCGAGCAGGTGCGGCGGCTGGCGGCGATCGCCGACCCGGCGGCCAGGTCCCGGTTCCGGCTGCTGGTGGCGGCGGAGTCGGCGGGCGCGCTGCTGGCCTGCGAGATGGCGCACGACGGCCTGCCCTGGCGGGCGGACGTGCACGACGCGCTGCTGACCGAGCTGCTGGGCCCGCGCCCGGCGATCCCGGGCACCCAGCCGGCGAAGCTCGCCGAGCTGGCCCTGGAGGTGCAGCGGGCGCTCGGCGCCCGCCCGTTCAACCTCGACTCGCACACCCAGGTGATCAAGGCGTTCGCCGACCGGGGCGTCCAGCTCTCCTCGACCCGCTCCTGGGAGCTGAAGGCGGTCGACCACCCGGCGGCGGCCCTGCTGGTGCGCTACAAGGAGCTGTCCCGGCTGCACGCGGCGCACGGCTGGGCCTGGCAGGCGGCCTGGGCGCGCGGCGGCCGGTTCCGCCCGGAGTACGTGGTGGGCGGCGTGGTGACCGGCCGCTGGGCCTCCCGGGGCGGCGGCGCGCTGCAGATCCCGCGCACCCTGCGCCGCGCGGTGGTCGCCGATCCCGGCTGGCTGCTGGTCGTCGCGGACGCGGCCCAGCTGGAGCCCCGGGTGCTGGCCGCCCTCTCCGGGGACGCCGGCCTGGCCCGGACGGCGGCCGGCGGCGACCTGTACGCGGCGCTGGCCGCGTCCGCGTTCCACGGCGACCGCGAGCAGGCCAAGCTCGGCCTGCTCGGCGCGATGTACGGCCAGACCGGCGGCGGCATCGGCCCGCTGCTGAACACGCTGCGCCGCCGCTACCCGGACGCCATGGGGTACGTGGAGGCGGCGGCCCGCACCGGGGAGGACGGCGGCGTGGTCGCCTCCCGGCTGGGCCGGGTCTGCCCGCCCCCCTCGGCCGACTGGCTCGACCTGACCGAGGCCCCGGAGTCCGGCGAGGCGGGCGGCCGCTCGGCCCGCGCCCGGGGCCGCTTCACCCGCAACTTCGTCATCCAGGGCAGCGGCGCCGACTGGGCGCTGGCCCTGCTGGCCGCGCTGCGCCGCCGGCTGGCCGTCCTGCACTCCGGCGGCGACCGGCCGCACCTGGTCTTCTTCCAGCACGACGAGGTCGTCGTGCACACCCCGGCCGACCTCGCCGACGCCGTGGCCGCCGCCGTCGCCGAGGCCGCCGAGGAGGCCACCGCGCTGGTCTTCGGCGACACCCCGGTCCGCTTCCCGCTGACCACCGCGGTGGTCGACTGCTACGGCGACGCGAAGTAG
- a CDS encoding heavy metal translocating P-type ATPase, with the protein MSTTTTDPAAAPRDRVELSIGGMTCASCAARIEKKLNRIDGVEASVNFATERARVDFGPGTSVADLIATVEATGYTAELPPPPAAPETAAEPAAAPAAEPDPLRERLLVSAVLSVPVVLLSMVPALQFDNWQWLSLTLAAPVVTYAAWPFHQAAWTNARHGAATMDTLVSLGTLAAFGWSVWALFFGHAGMTGMRHSFSLTVGGADASSALYLETAAAVTTLILLGRWLEARSKRRAGAALKALLALGAKDVTVLRGGRETRLPVGQLAVGDRFVVRPGEKIATDGTVVEGSSAVDASMLTGESVPVEVGPGDTVTGATVNAGGRLVVEATRIGADTQLARMGRLVEDAQNGKAAAQRLADRISAVFVPAVLLIALGTLVGWLLATDNPAEAFTAAVAVLIIACPCALGLATPTALLVGTGRGAQLGILIKGPEVLENTRKADTVVLDKTGTVTTGRMTLLALHTADGTTEDEALRLAGALEHASEHPIAQAVATAARERFGDLPAVEDFTNIPGLGVQGTVDGHTVVAGREALLADRAQHLPAALAAAKTTAERAGRTAIAVGWDGAARAVLEVADAVKPSSAEAVAELRALGLRPILLTGDNRLVAEAVAAEVGIPARDVIAEVLPEDKVTTVQRLQAEGRTVAMVGDGVNDAAALAQADLGLALGTGTDAAIEAADLTLVRGDLRSAADAIRLARRTLATIKGNLFWAFAYNTAALPLAAAGLLNPMIAGAAMAFSSVFVVGNSLRLRGFRPAG; encoded by the coding sequence ATGAGCACCACCACCACCGACCCCGCGGCCGCCCCGCGCGACCGCGTCGAGCTCTCCATCGGCGGCATGACCTGCGCGTCCTGCGCCGCCCGGATCGAGAAGAAGCTCAACCGGATCGACGGCGTCGAGGCCAGCGTCAACTTCGCGACCGAGCGGGCCCGGGTGGATTTCGGCCCCGGCACCAGCGTCGCCGACCTGATCGCCACCGTGGAGGCCACCGGCTACACCGCCGAGCTCCCGCCGCCGCCCGCCGCCCCCGAAACCGCCGCCGAACCCGCGGCCGCGCCCGCCGCCGAGCCCGACCCGCTGCGCGAGCGGCTGCTGGTCAGCGCGGTGCTCAGCGTCCCGGTCGTGCTGCTCTCGATGGTCCCGGCCCTCCAGTTCGACAACTGGCAGTGGCTGTCGCTGACCCTGGCCGCCCCGGTGGTCACCTACGCCGCCTGGCCGTTCCACCAGGCCGCCTGGACCAACGCCCGGCACGGCGCCGCCACCATGGACACCCTGGTCTCGCTCGGCACCCTGGCCGCCTTCGGCTGGTCCGTCTGGGCGCTGTTCTTCGGCCACGCGGGCATGACCGGCATGCGGCACTCCTTCAGCCTCACGGTCGGCGGCGCCGACGCCTCCTCCGCGCTCTACCTGGAGACCGCCGCCGCCGTCACCACCCTGATCCTGCTCGGCCGCTGGCTGGAGGCCCGCTCCAAGCGCCGGGCCGGCGCCGCGCTGAAGGCCCTGCTGGCACTCGGCGCCAAGGACGTCACCGTGCTGCGCGGCGGCCGGGAGACCCGCCTGCCGGTCGGGCAGCTGGCGGTCGGGGACCGGTTCGTAGTGCGCCCCGGCGAGAAGATCGCCACCGACGGCACCGTGGTCGAGGGCAGCTCCGCCGTGGACGCCTCGATGCTCACCGGCGAGTCCGTCCCCGTCGAGGTCGGACCCGGCGACACCGTCACCGGCGCCACCGTCAACGCCGGCGGCCGGCTGGTCGTCGAGGCCACCCGGATCGGCGCCGACACCCAACTCGCCCGAATGGGCCGACTCGTCGAGGACGCCCAGAACGGCAAGGCCGCCGCCCAACGCCTCGCCGACCGGATCTCCGCCGTCTTCGTGCCCGCCGTGCTGCTGATCGCCCTCGGCACCCTGGTCGGCTGGCTGCTCGCCACCGACAACCCCGCCGAGGCGTTCACGGCAGCCGTCGCGGTGCTGATCATCGCCTGCCCGTGCGCCCTCGGCCTGGCCACCCCCACCGCCCTGCTGGTCGGCACCGGACGCGGCGCCCAGCTCGGCATCCTGATCAAGGGCCCCGAAGTCCTGGAGAACACCCGCAAGGCCGACACCGTCGTCCTCGACAAGACCGGCACCGTCACCACCGGCCGGATGACCCTGCTCGCCCTCCACACCGCCGACGGCACCACCGAGGACGAGGCACTGCGGCTGGCCGGCGCCCTCGAACACGCCTCCGAACACCCCATCGCGCAGGCCGTCGCCACCGCCGCGCGGGAACGGTTCGGCGACCTGCCCGCCGTCGAGGACTTCACCAACATCCCCGGCCTGGGCGTGCAGGGCACCGTCGACGGCCACACCGTCGTCGCCGGACGCGAAGCACTGCTCGCCGACCGGGCCCAGCACCTGCCCGCCGCCCTCGCCGCCGCCAAGACCACCGCCGAGCGGGCCGGACGCACCGCCATCGCGGTCGGCTGGGACGGCGCGGCCCGGGCCGTCCTGGAAGTCGCCGACGCCGTCAAGCCGAGCAGTGCCGAGGCCGTCGCCGAACTGCGCGCCCTGGGCCTGCGCCCGATCCTGCTCACCGGCGACAACCGCCTGGTGGCGGAAGCGGTGGCCGCCGAGGTGGGCATCCCCGCCCGGGACGTGATCGCCGAAGTCCTCCCCGAGGACAAGGTCACCACCGTCCAGCGCCTCCAGGCCGAGGGCCGCACCGTCGCCATGGTCGGCGACGGCGTCAACGACGCCGCCGCCCTCGCCCAGGCCGACCTCGGCCTCGCCCTCGGCACCGGCACCGACGCCGCCATCGAAGCCGCCGACCTCACCCTCGTCCGCGGCGACCTGCGCTCCGCCGCCGACGCCATCCGCCTCGCCCGCCGCACCCTCGCCACCATCAAGGGCAACCTGTTCTGGGCC
- a CDS encoding TetR family transcriptional regulator: MTAEPRREQLLNAADRVVQREGPSASMNAIAAEAGITKPILYRHFGDRNGLIGALTERHTAGLLAAVRSALNEPLERRDRVEHVLDVYLAAIESRPQVYRLLTHPEPGDPTGAGNALAPALRRIAEEITRAIQQQIDLGRDGPLLSETWGRSITGMVLAAGDWWLETRPCPRARMVQALADLLWGRLSAAADLPPMLAAPEG, from the coding sequence ATGACCGCCGAACCCCGCCGCGAACAACTGCTCAACGCCGCCGACCGGGTCGTCCAGCGCGAGGGCCCGAGCGCCAGCATGAACGCGATCGCCGCCGAGGCCGGCATCACCAAGCCGATCCTGTACCGGCACTTCGGCGACCGGAACGGCCTGATCGGCGCGCTGACCGAGCGCCACACCGCCGGCCTGCTGGCCGCCGTCCGCTCCGCGCTGAACGAGCCGCTGGAGCGCCGCGACCGGGTCGAGCACGTGCTGGACGTCTACCTGGCCGCGATCGAGTCCCGCCCGCAGGTGTACCGGCTGCTCACCCACCCCGAGCCCGGCGACCCGACCGGCGCGGGCAACGCGCTGGCGCCCGCGCTGCGGCGGATCGCCGAGGAGATCACCCGCGCCATCCAGCAGCAGATCGACCTCGGCCGGGACGGCCCACTGCTCTCCGAGACCTGGGGCCGCTCGATCACCGGCATGGTGCTGGCGGCCGGCGACTGGTGGCTGGAGACCCGCCCCTGCCCGCGCGCCCGGATGGTGCAGGCCCTCGCCGACCTGCTCTGGGGCCGGCTCTCGGCGGCCGCCGACCTGCCGCCGATGCTGGCCGCCCCGGAGGGCTGA
- a CDS encoding M3 family metallopeptidase, whose amino-acid sequence MSDNPFFSPSTLVYELPPFAEIREEHYRPAFDRGMADQLAETAAIAANPEPPTFDNTVVALERSGAVLRRVSAVFFNQDASDTTPGIQEIDAAISPLLAAHADAIHLDAALFARLDALHADRHRLGLDAESLRLLERRHTAFVRAGARLDADGQRRLREINAELASDAAAFRKNTHEASLAGAVAVDSADALDGLSATAIAAAAENARALGQDGRWVLSLKNFSNQTELAALTDRALRERLLTASLRRGLDTNGPLAAKMAALRAERAALLGHPSHASYVVADETAGTTDAVAAMLGRLVAPAVANAEREAADLAAAAAADGIGELAAHDWAFYAEKVRAERYDVDTAALRPYFELERVLRDGVFFAANLAYGLSFTERPDLTAYHPDARVFEVHDADGGALGLFIGDFHARESKRGGAWMNELVAQSRLLGTRPVVVNNLNIARPAPGEPALLSWDEVRTLFHEFGHALHGLFSDVEYPSFAGTEVPRDFVEFPSQVNEMWMTRPEVLAHYARHHESGEPLDAAAVGRMLAAENYGQGFRTVEYLSAALLDWAWHTRAATDPVVADAAEFEARALAEAGVAVAAVPPRYRTGYFNHVFSNGYSAGYYAYIWSEVLDADTVEWFGANGRGVRESGQLFRERLLARGGSRDALESVRDVLGREPEIGPLLARRGLR is encoded by the coding sequence ATGAGCGACAACCCCTTCTTCTCGCCCAGCACCCTGGTGTACGAGCTCCCGCCCTTCGCCGAGATCCGGGAAGAGCACTACCGCCCCGCCTTCGACCGGGGCATGGCCGACCAGCTCGCCGAGACCGCCGCGATCGCCGCGAACCCCGAGCCGCCGACCTTCGACAACACCGTGGTGGCACTGGAGCGTTCGGGAGCGGTACTGCGCCGGGTCTCGGCGGTCTTCTTCAACCAGGACGCCTCCGACACCACCCCCGGCATCCAGGAGATCGACGCCGCGATCAGCCCCCTGCTGGCCGCGCACGCCGACGCGATCCACCTCGACGCGGCCCTGTTCGCCCGCCTCGACGCCCTGCACGCGGACCGCCACCGGCTCGGCCTGGACGCCGAGTCGCTGCGCCTGCTGGAACGCCGGCACACCGCCTTCGTCCGGGCCGGCGCCCGGCTCGACGCCGACGGCCAGCGCCGGCTGCGCGAGATCAACGCCGAACTCGCCTCCGACGCCGCCGCGTTCCGCAAGAACACGCACGAGGCCTCGCTGGCCGGCGCGGTCGCCGTGGACAGCGCCGACGCCCTCGACGGCCTGTCCGCCACCGCGATCGCCGCCGCCGCCGAGAACGCCCGCGCCCTCGGCCAGGACGGCCGCTGGGTGCTCAGCCTGAAGAACTTCTCCAACCAGACCGAACTCGCCGCCCTCACCGACCGGGCCCTGCGCGAGCGCCTGCTCACCGCCTCGCTGCGCCGCGGCCTCGACACCAACGGCCCGCTCGCCGCGAAGATGGCCGCGCTGCGCGCCGAACGCGCCGCCCTGCTCGGCCACCCCAGCCACGCCTCGTACGTGGTCGCCGACGAGACCGCCGGCACCACCGACGCGGTCGCCGCGATGCTCGGCCGGCTGGTCGCCCCCGCCGTCGCCAACGCCGAGCGCGAGGCCGCCGACCTGGCCGCCGCCGCGGCCGCCGACGGGATCGGCGAACTCGCCGCCCACGACTGGGCGTTCTACGCGGAGAAGGTCCGGGCCGAGCGCTACGACGTGGACACCGCCGCGCTGCGCCCGTACTTCGAACTGGAGCGGGTGCTGCGGGACGGCGTCTTCTTCGCCGCGAACCTCGCCTACGGGCTGTCCTTCACCGAGCGGCCCGACCTGACGGCGTACCACCCCGACGCCCGGGTCTTCGAGGTGCACGACGCGGACGGCGGCGCGCTCGGCCTGTTCATCGGCGACTTCCACGCCCGCGAGTCCAAGCGCGGCGGCGCCTGGATGAACGAACTCGTCGCCCAGTCCCGGCTGCTGGGCACCCGCCCGGTGGTCGTCAACAACCTGAACATCGCCCGCCCGGCCCCCGGCGAGCCCGCGCTGCTCAGCTGGGACGAGGTGCGCACGCTGTTCCACGAGTTCGGGCACGCGCTGCACGGCCTGTTCTCGGACGTCGAGTACCCCTCGTTCGCCGGGACCGAGGTGCCGCGCGACTTCGTCGAGTTCCCGTCCCAGGTCAACGAGATGTGGATGACCCGGCCCGAGGTGCTCGCGCACTACGCCCGCCACCACGAGAGCGGCGAGCCGCTGGACGCCGCCGCGGTCGGGCGGATGCTCGCCGCCGAGAACTACGGGCAGGGCTTCCGGACGGTCGAGTACCTGTCGGCCGCGCTGCTCGACTGGGCCTGGCACACCCGCGCCGCCACCGACCCGGTCGTCGCGGACGCCGCGGAGTTCGAGGCCCGGGCGCTCGCCGAGGCGGGCGTCGCGGTCGCGGCGGTGCCGCCGCGCTACCGCACCGGGTACTTCAACCACGTGTTCTCGAACGGGTACAGCGCCGGGTACTACGCCTACATCTGGTCCGAGGTGCTGGACGCCGACACCGTCGAGTGGTTCGGCGCGAACGGGCGCGGCGTGCGGGAGAGCGGGCAGCTGTTCCGCGAGCGGCTGCTGGCCCGCGGCGGCAGCCGGGACGCGCTGGAGAGCGTCCGGGACGTGCTCGGGCGGGAGCCGGAGATCGGGCCGCTGCTCGCCCGGCGCGGACTGCGGTAG